One Amaranthus tricolor cultivar Red isolate AtriRed21 chromosome 1, ASM2621246v1, whole genome shotgun sequence DNA window includes the following coding sequences:
- the LOC130816097 gene encoding SKP1-like protein 12, whose protein sequence is MLEKHALDLGAMRVLVIDEVDFMFNSARQVSSLRKLLTSYSSCQSRQTVFASASIPQHRHFLHECVQQKWTKSNVVHVHVNPVEPMPARLHHRFMVITLRSSDGQTFDVEANIVGSQSPLIKNLIENHIDTNGVTPLKVRADILTHILNYCKKHAKQDPPINDEELKKWDEEFIKCNQSILFDLIMAANYLLMDSLIDLTCQTVADMIKDKSVEEIREVFQIKNDFKPEEEEQVRNENSWVFE, encoded by the exons ATGCTTGAGAAACATGCTTTAGATCTTGGCGCAATGAGAGTTCTCGTAATTGATGAg GTTGACTTCATGTTTAATTCCGCCAGACAAGTTAGTTCCCTGCGAAAATTGCTAACATCTTATTCATCATGTCAATCTCGCCAAACTGTATTTGCCAGTGCATCGATTCCTCAGCATAGGCACTTTCTGCATGAGTGTGTACAGCAGAAATGGACCAAA AGCAATGTTGTCCATGTCCATGTTAATCCAGTTGAACCGATGCCTGCACGCCTGCATCATAGATTTATG GTAATAACTCTAAGGAGTTCAGATGGACAGACATTTGATGTGGAAGCAAACATCGTCGGATCGCAAAGTCCATTGATTAAGAACCTTATCGAGAATCACATCGACACCAATGGTGTTACACCGCTTAAAGTTCGTGCAGACATTCTGACGCACATTCTCAATTACTGCAAAAAACACGCAAAACAGGATCCACCTATAAATGATGAAGAACTCAAGAAATGGGACGAAGAATTCATCAAATGTAATCAGAGTATCTTGTTTGATCTGATTATGGCTGCTAACTATCTTCTTATGGATTCTTTGATTGATTTGACTTGCCAAACAGTGGCCGACATGATTAAAGATAAATCTGTGGAGGAAATCAGGGAAGTTTTCCAAATCAAGAATGATTTTAAACCTGAAGAAGAGGAACAAGTACGAAATGAGAATTCATGGGTATTCGAGTGA